One stretch of Kogia breviceps isolate mKogBre1 chromosome 18, mKogBre1 haplotype 1, whole genome shotgun sequence DNA includes these proteins:
- the LOC131745249 gene encoding interferon lambda-3-like, which produces MFNSLLPSELVAFKKAKEGIPWQSSVSLLQKDWNGSSRLFPRTRDLKQLQAELALTLNVLEATANSSLDHILDQPLHTLHHIHSKLQACVSTRGPRAVSQLSPQQAPGPRSCFQYWLHRLQEAPKKEFQDGLKASVTFILFHLLTWDLNRAARGDLCIWNLL; this is translated from the exons ATGTTCAACTCTCTGCTGCCAAGCGAGCTGGTGGCCTTCAAGAAAGccaaggagggaattccctggcagtccagtg TTTCGCTCTTGCAGAAGGACTGGAACGGCAGCTCCCGCCTCTTCCCCAGGACCCGGGACCTGAAGCAGCTGCAG GCGGAGCTGGCCCTGACACTGAATGTCCTGGAGGCCACGGCGAACTCATCCCTGGACCACATCCTGGACCAGCCCCTTCACACGCTGCACCACATCCACTCCAAGCTCCAGGCCTGTGTGAGCACTCGGGGCCCCCGGGCCGT GTCCCAGCTCAGCCCACAGCAGGCTCCAGGCCCCAGGAGCTGCTTCCAGTACTGGCTGCACCGGCTCCAGGAGGCCCCAAAGAAG GAGTTTCAAGATGGCCTCAAGGCCTCTGTCACATTCATCCTCTTCCACCTCCTCACTTGGGACCTGAATCGTGCTGCCAGAGGAGACCTGTGCATTTGGAATCTTCTGTGA